A stretch of Aeromicrobium tamlense DNA encodes these proteins:
- the galK gene encoding galactokinase: MDDVRRWQVPGRVNLIGEHLDHNGGAALPIAIDRSLLLKARRRDDGVVNVWSRGERASLNVDVSPGDVTGWSAYVAGVVWALRSAGVRVSGADLVLESTLPVGAGLSSSAALTCGVALALDDLAGAGRSREELALVAQRAENDFVGAPTGLMDQYAVLFAQDGHAVHLDFSASPPATEAVPADWSDDGLVLAVIDTGAHHELAGGEYAERRRECAEAASSAGVDSLAAIKLDGLLSLTDDTLKARARHVLTETTRVRGAVTALRRRDWAQFGAMLTSSHESLRDDFAVSCEELDVAVDCALASDALGARMTGGGFGGSAIALLRPDQVDPLRARTEAAFAARSWAPPHVFTVRPSPAAARVDRGDER; encoded by the coding sequence GTGGACGACGTGCGCCGTTGGCAGGTTCCCGGACGGGTGAACCTGATCGGTGAGCACCTCGACCACAACGGCGGCGCCGCGCTGCCCATCGCGATCGACCGCTCACTGCTGCTGAAGGCCCGCCGGCGCGACGACGGGGTCGTCAACGTGTGGAGCCGCGGCGAGCGCGCGTCACTGAACGTCGACGTCTCCCCCGGCGACGTCACGGGCTGGTCCGCGTACGTCGCGGGCGTCGTCTGGGCGCTGCGCTCCGCGGGCGTTCGGGTGTCCGGCGCCGACCTCGTGCTCGAGTCCACGCTGCCGGTCGGCGCGGGGCTCTCGTCGTCCGCGGCGCTGACGTGCGGAGTGGCGCTGGCGCTCGACGACCTGGCCGGGGCCGGGCGCTCACGCGAGGAGCTCGCGCTCGTCGCCCAGCGGGCCGAGAACGACTTCGTCGGCGCGCCCACCGGTCTGATGGACCAGTACGCGGTGCTGTTCGCGCAGGACGGGCACGCGGTGCACCTCGACTTCTCGGCCTCGCCTCCCGCCACCGAGGCCGTGCCGGCGGACTGGTCCGACGACGGGCTCGTGCTGGCCGTGATCGACACCGGCGCGCACCACGAGCTGGCGGGCGGCGAGTACGCCGAGCGGCGGCGCGAGTGTGCCGAGGCCGCGTCCTCGGCGGGCGTCGACTCGCTCGCCGCGATCAAGCTCGACGGTCTGCTCTCGCTGACGGACGACACGCTGAAGGCCCGCGCCCGGCACGTGCTCACCGAGACCACGCGCGTCCGCGGCGCCGTCACGGCGCTGCGCCGGCGCGACTGGGCCCAGTTCGGCGCGATGCTGACCTCGTCCCACGAGTCCCTGCGCGACGACTTCGCCGTCTCGTGCGAGGAGCTCGACGTCGCGGTCGACTGCGCGCTCGCCTCCGACGCCCTCGGCGCCCGCATGACCGGCGGCGGCTTCGGCGGCAGCGCGATCGCCCTCCTCCGCCCCGACCAGGTCGACCCCCTCCGTGCCCGCACCGAGGCCGCCTTCGCCGCCCGCTCCTGGGCTCCCCCGCACGTCTTCACCGTCCGCCCCTCCCCCGCCGCCGCCCGGGTGGACCGCGGGGACGAACGATGA
- a CDS encoding succinate dehydrogenase cytochrome b subunit: MALKFLMAVTGLIMVGYLLLHMYGNLKVFAGQSAFDDYSHHLRTLGEPYLPYSGALWIIRVVLLGSIIGHAYAAVTLWRRNRKAAGFVGGKRYHSPRGSRGIQRSYASFTLRWGGVVILLFVIYHLLHLTGNQIHPGGASDSPYDRVVNGFEIWWVVLSYTIALLAVGLHLWHGVWSALTTLGANHSGTRTGSRLTPLSWIIAGVITIGFLIPPWAILLGLVD, encoded by the coding sequence GTGGCGCTGAAATTCCTGATGGCGGTGACCGGCCTGATCATGGTCGGCTACCTGCTCCTGCACATGTACGGCAACCTCAAGGTCTTCGCCGGCCAGAGCGCGTTCGACGACTACTCGCACCACCTGCGCACCCTGGGCGAGCCCTACCTGCCCTACAGCGGCGCCCTGTGGATCATCCGCGTCGTGCTGCTCGGCTCGATCATCGGGCACGCGTACGCCGCCGTCACCCTGTGGCGCCGCAACCGCAAGGCCGCGGGCTTCGTCGGTGGCAAGCGCTACCACTCGCCGCGCGGCAGCCGGGGCATCCAGCGCAGCTACGCCTCCTTCACCCTGCGGTGGGGCGGCGTCGTGATCCTGCTGTTCGTGATCTACCACCTCCTGCACCTGACCGGGAACCAGATCCACCCGGGCGGCGCCAGCGACAGCCCGTACGACCGCGTGGTCAACGGCTTCGAGATCTGGTGGGTCGTGCTGTCCTACACGATCGCGCTGCTGGCCGTCGGCCTGCACCTGTGGCACGGCGTGTGGAGTGCTCTGACCACCCTCGGCGCCAACCACAGCGGCACCCGCACCGGCTCCCGCCTGACTCCGCTCTCGTGGATCATCGCGGGCGTCATCACCATCGGCTTCCTGATCCCGCCCTGGGCGATCCTGCTCGGGCTCGTCGACTGA
- a CDS encoding 2'-5' RNA ligase family protein produces the protein MTITVGVSIAIPEPHGELLRDKRRSFGDEMADRIPSHITLAPPLVVDEGGVESLTHDLAELADVFQPFTVSLLGTGTFRPISPVVFIAVSEGIAQIETLAEGVRKAIGAPEPEFPFHPHVTIAHNVPDAALDEALHDLIDFRCSFDVDAFHLYVDDAEQGWLPTSTFPLG, from the coding sequence GTGACCATCACCGTCGGCGTCTCGATCGCCATCCCGGAGCCCCACGGGGAGCTGCTGCGCGACAAGCGCCGCTCCTTCGGCGACGAGATGGCCGACCGGATCCCCAGTCACATCACGCTGGCCCCGCCGCTCGTGGTGGACGAGGGCGGCGTCGAGTCGCTGACGCACGACCTGGCCGAGCTGGCCGACGTCTTCCAGCCGTTCACGGTGAGCCTGCTCGGCACCGGTACCTTCCGCCCGATCTCGCCCGTCGTCTTCATCGCCGTGAGCGAGGGCATCGCCCAGATCGAGACCCTCGCCGAGGGCGTCCGCAAGGCGATCGGCGCGCCCGAGCCCGAGTTCCCGTTCCACCCGCACGTGACGATCGCGCACAACGTGCCCGACGCCGCGCTCGACGAGGCCCTGCACGACCTCATCGACTTCCGGTGCTCGTTCGACGTCGACGCGTTCCACCTCTACGTCGACGACGCCGAGCAGGGCTGGCTGCCCACCTCCACCTTCCCGCTGGGCTGA
- a CDS encoding fumarate reductase/succinate dehydrogenase flavoprotein subunit, protein MALDFHVVGDEIRDTAAPAGPIEKRWDEHRAHMNLVNPANRRKLNVIIVGTGLAGASAAATLGEAGYHVKSFCYQDSPRRAHSIAAQGGINAAKNYRNDGDSIYRLFYDTVKGGDFRARESNVYRLAQVSVNIIDQCVAQGVPFAREYGGLLDNRSFGGVQVSRTFYARGQTGQQLLIGAYQALERQIGLGTVEMFTRHEMLELIMVPDADGTERARGIIVRDMLTGEVETHLADAVVLATGGYGNVFFLSTNAMGSNVTATWRAHRKGAYFANPCYTQIHPTCIPVSGDYQSKLTLMSESLRNDGRIWVPKKAGDDRHPAEIPEDERDYYLERIYPAFGNLVPRDIASRAAKYQCDAGKGVGPGGLGVYLDFAEAIERLGRPAVEAKYGNLFDMYARITGEDPYTRPMRIYPAVHYTMGGLWVDYDLQSNLTGLFVAGEANFSDHGANRLGASALMQGLADGYFVLPYTLANYLSHAPYEPVPEDHPRVVEARQAVEERVEKLLSINGTRTVDSFHKELGQIMWDYCGMERTEEGLIKAIQMIRDLKAEFWSNVKVTGEAEELNQTLERANRVADFFELGELMCIDALNRNESCGGHFRAESQTEDGEALRHDDQFAYVAAWEFADNQPVLHKEPLEYEYVEMKARSYK, encoded by the coding sequence ATGGCTTTGGACTTTCACGTCGTCGGCGACGAGATCCGCGACACCGCCGCTCCGGCGGGCCCCATCGAGAAGCGCTGGGACGAGCACCGGGCGCACATGAACCTGGTCAACCCGGCCAACCGCCGCAAGCTCAACGTGATCATCGTGGGAACCGGCCTGGCCGGCGCCTCCGCGGCGGCCACGCTGGGCGAGGCCGGCTACCACGTCAAGTCGTTCTGCTACCAGGACAGCCCCCGTCGAGCGCACTCCATCGCGGCCCAGGGCGGCATCAACGCGGCGAAGAACTACCGCAACGACGGCGACTCGATCTACCGACTCTTCTACGACACGGTCAAGGGCGGCGACTTCCGCGCCCGCGAGTCGAACGTCTACCGCCTCGCGCAGGTGTCGGTGAACATCATCGACCAGTGCGTCGCGCAGGGCGTCCCGTTCGCCCGTGAGTACGGCGGTCTGCTGGACAACCGCTCGTTCGGCGGCGTCCAGGTGTCGCGTACGTTCTACGCGCGCGGCCAGACCGGCCAGCAGCTGCTGATCGGCGCCTACCAGGCCCTCGAGCGCCAGATCGGCCTCGGCACGGTGGAGATGTTCACCCGCCACGAGATGCTCGAGCTGATCATGGTCCCCGACGCCGACGGCACCGAGCGCGCCCGCGGCATCATCGTCCGCGACATGCTCACCGGCGAGGTCGAGACGCACCTGGCCGACGCTGTCGTGCTGGCCACCGGCGGCTACGGCAACGTCTTCTTCCTCTCGACGAACGCCATGGGCTCGAACGTCACGGCCACGTGGCGCGCGCACCGCAAGGGCGCCTACTTCGCGAACCCCTGCTACACGCAGATCCACCCCACCTGCATCCCCGTCTCGGGCGACTACCAGAGCAAGCTCACGCTGATGAGCGAGTCGCTGCGCAACGACGGCCGCATCTGGGTGCCGAAGAAGGCCGGCGACGACCGCCACCCCGCGGAGATCCCCGAGGACGAGCGCGACTACTACCTCGAGCGGATCTACCCCGCGTTCGGCAACCTGGTGCCGCGTGACATCGCGTCGCGCGCCGCGAAGTACCAGTGCGACGCCGGCAAGGGCGTCGGCCCCGGCGGCCTGGGCGTCTACCTGGACTTCGCCGAGGCGATCGAGCGACTCGGCCGCCCGGCCGTCGAGGCCAAGTACGGCAACCTCTTCGACATGTACGCCCGGATCACCGGCGAGGACCCGTACACGCGTCCGATGCGCATCTACCCGGCCGTGCACTACACGATGGGCGGCCTCTGGGTCGACTACGACCTGCAGAGCAACCTCACGGGTCTGTTCGTGGCGGGCGAGGCGAACTTCTCCGATCACGGCGCCAACCGCCTCGGCGCCTCGGCGCTGATGCAGGGCCTGGCCGACGGCTACTTCGTGCTGCCGTACACGCTGGCGAACTACCTGTCGCACGCGCCGTACGAGCCGGTGCCCGAGGACCACCCGCGCGTCGTCGAGGCGCGCCAGGCGGTCGAGGAGCGCGTCGAGAAGCTGCTCTCCATCAACGGCACCCGCACGGTGGACTCCTTCCACAAGGAGCTCGGCCAGATCATGTGGGACTACTGCGGCATGGAGCGCACGGAGGAGGGCCTGATCAAGGCCATCCAGATGATCCGCGACCTCAAGGCCGAGTTCTGGAGCAACGTCAAGGTCACCGGCGAGGCCGAGGAGCTCAACCAGACGCTCGAGCGCGCCAACCGCGTGGCCGACTTCTTCGAGCTCGGCGAGCTGATGTGCATCGACGCGCTGAACCGCAACGAGTCCTGCGGTGGTCACTTCCGCGCCGAGAGCCAGACCGAGGACGGCGAGGCCCTGCGCCACGACGACCAGTTCGCCTACGTGGCGGCCTGGGAGTTCGCCGACAACCAGCCCGTCCTGCACAAGGAGCCGCTGGAGTACGAGTACGTCGAGATGAAGGCCAGGAGCTACAAGTGA
- a CDS encoding LysR family transcriptional regulator, translating into MQLRHLAYFVAVADERSFTRAADTLGISQPTLSKQIQALENSLGTRLLVRDRAGIELTSAGEALLPHAQRILIEADNATRSVHEVASLQRGRVRMGATPSMVEGLLAPVLGRFRAEHPAIDLEVHEAGSRDLTAELSSGRIDLALLIVPLASQIPDLETSIVYTERLVLASPADSDMPEEMDVADLAGLPLVMFREGYDLRDVTLRACQAAGFEPRLSVEGGEMGSVLRFVESGLGHAVVPDIVMGTRTGLRRTRLENPPLSRSIAVAHRPLETLPLAARAFRATLVEALES; encoded by the coding sequence GTGCAATTGCGCCACCTCGCCTACTTCGTGGCCGTCGCCGACGAGCGCAGCTTCACCCGCGCCGCCGACACCCTCGGCATCTCGCAGCCCACCCTGTCGAAGCAGATCCAGGCCCTGGAGAACTCGCTCGGCACCCGGCTGCTCGTCCGCGACCGCGCCGGGATCGAGCTCACCAGCGCCGGCGAGGCCCTGCTCCCCCACGCGCAGCGCATCCTCATCGAGGCCGACAACGCCACGCGCTCGGTGCACGAGGTCGCCTCGCTCCAGCGCGGGCGCGTGCGGATGGGCGCGACGCCGTCGATGGTCGAGGGCCTGCTGGCTCCTGTGCTGGGACGGTTCCGCGCCGAGCACCCCGCGATCGACCTCGAAGTGCACGAGGCCGGCTCGCGCGACCTCACCGCCGAGCTGTCCTCGGGCCGCATCGACCTGGCACTGCTGATCGTGCCGCTCGCGTCCCAGATCCCCGACCTCGAGACCTCGATCGTCTACACCGAGCGCCTCGTACTGGCCAGTCCCGCCGACTCCGACATGCCCGAGGAGATGGACGTGGCCGATCTCGCCGGGCTGCCGCTCGTGATGTTCCGCGAGGGCTACGACCTGCGCGACGTCACGCTGCGCGCGTGCCAGGCCGCCGGGTTCGAGCCGCGGCTGTCGGTGGAGGGCGGCGAGATGGGCTCGGTGCTGCGGTTCGTCGAGTCCGGGCTCGGCCACGCCGTCGTGCCCGACATCGTCATGGGCACGCGCACCGGGCTGCGGCGCACGCGGCTGGAGAACCCACCGCTCTCGCGCAGCATCGCGGTGGCACACCGGCCGCTGGAGACCCTGCCGCTCGCGGCCCGAGCGTTCCGCGCCACCTTGGTGGAGGCGCTCGAGAGCTGA
- the trpS gene encoding tryptophan--tRNA ligase translates to MSRLPRALSGAQPTADSYHLGNYIGAFMNWVALQDDFEAFYFIPDMHAITVDYDPQLLAERTYVAAAQMLAAGVDPERSALFVQSHVPEHAQLAWILNGVTGFGEASRMTQFKDKSAKAGTEFASVGLFTYPILMAADILIYQADKVPVGEDQRQHVELTRNLAQRFNHRFGETFTVPEAYIVKETAKIYDLQEPTSKMSGSNPVHTGVVDLTDTPKQAAKKIKSAVTDSETEIRYDVQAKPGVSNLLTIYSVLTGRTIDDIVKAYEGKQYGHLKVDLAEIVGELVGTFGARTRELLDDRGELDRILAAGAARAREVAAPTLDLVYERSGFTKPLGGRA, encoded by the coding sequence ATGTCACGCCTCCCCCGTGCGTTGTCCGGCGCCCAGCCGACGGCCGATTCGTACCACCTCGGCAACTACATCGGCGCGTTCATGAACTGGGTCGCGCTGCAGGACGACTTCGAGGCGTTCTACTTCATCCCCGACATGCACGCGATCACGGTCGACTACGACCCGCAGCTGCTCGCCGAGCGCACCTACGTGGCCGCGGCGCAGATGCTCGCGGCGGGCGTCGACCCCGAGCGCAGCGCCCTGTTCGTGCAGAGCCACGTGCCCGAGCACGCCCAGCTGGCGTGGATCCTCAACGGCGTCACGGGCTTCGGCGAGGCCAGCCGGATGACGCAGTTCAAGGACAAGAGCGCCAAGGCCGGCACCGAGTTCGCCAGCGTGGGCCTGTTCACCTACCCGATCCTCATGGCCGCCGACATCCTGATCTACCAGGCCGACAAGGTCCCGGTGGGCGAGGACCAGCGCCAGCACGTCGAGCTCACGCGCAACCTGGCGCAGCGGTTCAACCACCGCTTCGGCGAGACCTTCACCGTCCCCGAGGCGTACATCGTCAAGGAGACCGCGAAGATCTACGACCTGCAGGAGCCGACGAGCAAGATGAGCGGGTCGAACCCCGTCCACACGGGCGTCGTCGACCTCACCGACACCCCGAAGCAGGCCGCGAAGAAGATCAAGTCCGCCGTCACCGACAGCGAGACCGAGATCCGCTACGACGTCCAGGCCAAGCCCGGCGTCTCGAACCTGCTCACCATCTACTCCGTGCTCACCGGCCGCACGATCGACGACATCGTCAAGGCGTACGAGGGCAAGCAGTACGGCCACCTGAAGGTCGACCTCGCCGAGATCGTGGGCGAGCTGGTCGGCACCTTCGGCGCCCGCACCCGCGAGCTGCTCGACGACCGCGGCGAGCTCGACCGCATCCTCGCCGCCGGCGCCGCCCGGGCCCGCGAGGTCGCCGCGCCCACGCTCGACCTGGTCTACGAGCGCTCCGGCTTCACGAAGCCGCTGGGCGGCCGGGCGTGA